A genomic stretch from Mus pahari chromosome 6, PAHARI_EIJ_v1.1, whole genome shotgun sequence includes:
- the Sfpq gene encoding splicing factor, proline- and glutamine-rich isoform X1: protein MSRDRFRSRGGGGGGFHRRGGGGGRGGLHDFRSPPPGMGLNQNRGPMGPGPGGPKPPLPPPPPHQQQQQPPPQQPPPQQPPPHQQPPPHQPPHPQPPPPPQESKPVVPQGPGSAPGVSGAPPPAVSAPPATPPTTGAPPGPGPTPTPPPAVPSTASGPPPASTPSSGVSTTPPQTGGPPPPPAGAAGPGPKPGPGPGGPKGGKMPGGPKPGGGPGMGAPGGHPKPPHRGGGEPRGGRQHHAPYHQQHHQGPPPGGPGPRTEEKISDSEGFKANLSLLRRPGEKTYTQRCRLFVGNLPADITEDEFKRLFAKYGEPGEVFINKGKGFGFIKLESRALAEIAKAELDDTPMRGRQLRVRFATHAAALSVRNLSPYVSNELLEEAFSQFGPIERAVVIVDDRGRSTGKGIVEFASKPAARKAFERCSEGVFLLTTTPRPVIVEPLEQLDDEDGLPEKLAQKNPMYQKERETPPRFAQHGTFEYEYSQRWKSLDEMEKQQREQVEKNMKDAKDKLESEMEDAYHEHQANLLRQDLMRRQEELRRMEELHSQEMQKRKEMQLRQEEERRRREEEMMIRQREMEEQMRRQREESYSRMGYMDPRERDMRMGGGGTMNMGDPYGSGGQKFPPLGGGGGIGYEANPGVPPATMSGSMMGSDMRTERFGQGGAGPVGGQGPRGMGPGTPAGYGRGREEYEGPNKKPRF from the exons ATGTCTCGGGATCGGTTCCGGAGTCGCGGTGGCGGCGGTGGAGGCTTTCACCGGCGCGGAGGaggcggcggccgcggcggccTCCACGACTTCCGCTCTCCGCCGCCGGGCATGGGCCTCAACCAGAACCGCGGCCCCATGGGCCCGGGCCCTGGCGGCCCGAAGCCGCCGCTCCCGCCTCCGCCTccgcaccagcagcagcagcagcctccgCCGCAGCAACCTCCGCCGCAGCAGCCGCCGCCGCACCAGCAGCCGCCGCCGCACCAGCCGCCCCATCCACAGCCCCCGCCTCCGCCGCAGGAATCCAAGCCCGTCGTCCCCCAAGGCCCCGGCTCGGCGCCGGGAGTGAGCGGCGCGCCGCCTCCGGCCGTCTCGGCCCCGCCCGCCACCCCCCCGACCACCGGCGCTCCGCCGGGCCCGGGTCCGACCCCGACGCCGCCGCCCGCCGTCCCGTCCACCGCCTCCGGACCGCCTCCCGCCTCGACGCCGAGCAGCGGAGTCTCCACCACCCCTCCACAGACCGGCGGCCCTCCGCCACCGCCCGCCGGGGCCGCCGGCCCGGGGCCCAAGCCCGGACCGGGCCCCGGCGGCCCCAAAGGCGGTAAGATGCCCGGTGGGCCTAAGCCTGGAGGTGGCCCGGGCATGGGCGCTCCTGGCGGCCACCCGAAGCCACCACACCGAGGTGGCGGCGAGCCCCGTGGGGGCCGGCAGCACCACGCGCCctaccaccagcagcaccaccagGGGCCCCCTCCCGGCGGGCCGGGACCGCGCACGGAGGAGAAGATCTCCGACTCGGAG GGATTTAAAGCCAACTTGTCTCTCTTGCGGAGGCCTGGAGAAAAAACTTACACACAGCGCTGTCGGTTGTTTGTGGGGAACCTACCCGCTGATATCACTGAGGATGAGTTCAAAAGGCTGTTCGCTAAATACGGGGAACCCGGAGAAGTGTTTATCAACAAAGGCAAAGGGTTCGGGTTCATTAAGCTT GAATCTAGAGCCTTGGCTGAAATCGCCAAAGCTGAACTTGATGATACTCCCATGAGAGGTAGACAGCTTCGGGTTCGATTTGCTACACACGCTGCAGCCCTGTCTGTTCGAAATCTCTCTCCTTATGTTTCCAACGAACTTTTGGAAGAGGCCTTTAGCCAGTTTGGTCCTATTGAAAGGGCTGTTGTAATTGTGGATGATCGCGGAAGATCTACAGGGAAAGGCATTGTTGAGTTTGCTTCCAAGCCAGCAGCAAGAAAAGCATTTGAAAGATGCAGTGAAGGTGTTTTCCTGCTGACAAC GACTCCTCGCCCAGTCATTGTGGAGCCACTTGAACAGTTAGATGACGAAGATGGTCTTCCTGAAAAGCTGGCCCAGAAGAATCCAATGTATCAAAA GGAGAGAGAAACACCACCTCGTTTTGCTCAGCATGGCACATTTGAGTATGAATATTCTCAACGATGGAAGTccttggatgaaatggaaaaacagCAAAGGGAACAAGTTGAAAAAAACATGAAGGATGCTAAAGACAAATTGGAAAGTGAAATGGAAGATGCCTACCATGAACACCAAGCAAATCTTTTGCGCCAAG ATCTGATGAGACGCCAGGAAGAATTAAGGCGCATGGAGGAACTTCACAGTCAAGAAATGCAGAAACGTAAAGAAATGCAATTGAG GCAAGAGGAGGAACGGCGTAGGCGAGAGGAAGAGATGATGATTCGCCAACGTGAGATGGAAGAACAAATGAGACGCCAACGAGAAGAAAGTTACAGCAGGATGGGCTACATGGATCCA agagaaagagacatgaGAATGGGTGGTGGTGGAACAATGAACATGGGAG ATCCCTATGGTTCAGGAGGCCAGAAATTTCCACcactaggtggtggtggtggcataggTTATGAAGCTAATCCTGGAGTTCCACCAGCAACCATGAGTGGTTCCATGATGGGAAGTGACATG CGTACTGAGCGCTTTGGGCAGGGAGGTGCGGGTCCTGTGGGTGGACAGGGTCCTAGAGGAATGGGGCCTGGGACTCCAGCAGGGtatggtagagggagagaagagtATGAAGGGCCAAATAAAAAACCCCGATTTTAG
- the Sfpq gene encoding splicing factor, proline- and glutamine-rich isoform X2, translating into MSRDRFRSRGGGGGGFHRRGGGGGRGGLHDFRSPPPGMGLNQNRGPMGPGPGGPKPPLPPPPPHQQQQQPPPQQPPPQQPPPHQQPPPHQPPHPQPPPPPQESKPVVPQGPGSAPGVSGAPPPAVSAPPATPPTTGAPPGPGPTPTPPPAVPSTASGPPPASTPSSGVSTTPPQTGGPPPPPAGAAGPGPKPGPGPGGPKGGKMPGGPKPGGGPGMGAPGGHPKPPHRGGGEPRGGRQHHAPYHQQHHQGPPPGGPGPRTEEKISDSEGFKANLSLLRRPGEKTYTQRCRLFVGNLPADITEDEFKRLFAKYGEPGEVFINKGKGFGFIKLESRALAEIAKAELDDTPMRGRQLRVRFATHAAALSVRNLSPYVSNELLEEAFSQFGPIERAVVIVDDRGRSTGKGIVEFASKPAARKAFERCSEGVFLLTTTPRPVIVEPLEQLDDEDGLPEKLAQKNPMYQKERETPPRFAQHGTFEYEYSQRWKSLDEMEKQQREQVEKNMKDAKDKLESEMEDAYHEHQANLLRQDLMRRQEELRRMEELHSQEMQKRKEMQLRQEEERRRREEEMMIRQREMEEQMRRQREESYSRMGYMDPRERDMRMGGGGTMNMGDPYGSGGQKFPPLGGGGGIGYEANPGVPPATMSGSMMGSDMVRMIDVG; encoded by the exons ATGTCTCGGGATCGGTTCCGGAGTCGCGGTGGCGGCGGTGGAGGCTTTCACCGGCGCGGAGGaggcggcggccgcggcggccTCCACGACTTCCGCTCTCCGCCGCCGGGCATGGGCCTCAACCAGAACCGCGGCCCCATGGGCCCGGGCCCTGGCGGCCCGAAGCCGCCGCTCCCGCCTCCGCCTccgcaccagcagcagcagcagcctccgCCGCAGCAACCTCCGCCGCAGCAGCCGCCGCCGCACCAGCAGCCGCCGCCGCACCAGCCGCCCCATCCACAGCCCCCGCCTCCGCCGCAGGAATCCAAGCCCGTCGTCCCCCAAGGCCCCGGCTCGGCGCCGGGAGTGAGCGGCGCGCCGCCTCCGGCCGTCTCGGCCCCGCCCGCCACCCCCCCGACCACCGGCGCTCCGCCGGGCCCGGGTCCGACCCCGACGCCGCCGCCCGCCGTCCCGTCCACCGCCTCCGGACCGCCTCCCGCCTCGACGCCGAGCAGCGGAGTCTCCACCACCCCTCCACAGACCGGCGGCCCTCCGCCACCGCCCGCCGGGGCCGCCGGCCCGGGGCCCAAGCCCGGACCGGGCCCCGGCGGCCCCAAAGGCGGTAAGATGCCCGGTGGGCCTAAGCCTGGAGGTGGCCCGGGCATGGGCGCTCCTGGCGGCCACCCGAAGCCACCACACCGAGGTGGCGGCGAGCCCCGTGGGGGCCGGCAGCACCACGCGCCctaccaccagcagcaccaccagGGGCCCCCTCCCGGCGGGCCGGGACCGCGCACGGAGGAGAAGATCTCCGACTCGGAG GGATTTAAAGCCAACTTGTCTCTCTTGCGGAGGCCTGGAGAAAAAACTTACACACAGCGCTGTCGGTTGTTTGTGGGGAACCTACCCGCTGATATCACTGAGGATGAGTTCAAAAGGCTGTTCGCTAAATACGGGGAACCCGGAGAAGTGTTTATCAACAAAGGCAAAGGGTTCGGGTTCATTAAGCTT GAATCTAGAGCCTTGGCTGAAATCGCCAAAGCTGAACTTGATGATACTCCCATGAGAGGTAGACAGCTTCGGGTTCGATTTGCTACACACGCTGCAGCCCTGTCTGTTCGAAATCTCTCTCCTTATGTTTCCAACGAACTTTTGGAAGAGGCCTTTAGCCAGTTTGGTCCTATTGAAAGGGCTGTTGTAATTGTGGATGATCGCGGAAGATCTACAGGGAAAGGCATTGTTGAGTTTGCTTCCAAGCCAGCAGCAAGAAAAGCATTTGAAAGATGCAGTGAAGGTGTTTTCCTGCTGACAAC GACTCCTCGCCCAGTCATTGTGGAGCCACTTGAACAGTTAGATGACGAAGATGGTCTTCCTGAAAAGCTGGCCCAGAAGAATCCAATGTATCAAAA GGAGAGAGAAACACCACCTCGTTTTGCTCAGCATGGCACATTTGAGTATGAATATTCTCAACGATGGAAGTccttggatgaaatggaaaaacagCAAAGGGAACAAGTTGAAAAAAACATGAAGGATGCTAAAGACAAATTGGAAAGTGAAATGGAAGATGCCTACCATGAACACCAAGCAAATCTTTTGCGCCAAG ATCTGATGAGACGCCAGGAAGAATTAAGGCGCATGGAGGAACTTCACAGTCAAGAAATGCAGAAACGTAAAGAAATGCAATTGAG GCAAGAGGAGGAACGGCGTAGGCGAGAGGAAGAGATGATGATTCGCCAACGTGAGATGGAAGAACAAATGAGACGCCAACGAGAAGAAAGTTACAGCAGGATGGGCTACATGGATCCA agagaaagagacatgaGAATGGGTGGTGGTGGAACAATGAACATGGGAG ATCCCTATGGTTCAGGAGGCCAGAAATTTCCACcactaggtggtggtggtggcataggTTATGAAGCTAATCCTGGAGTTCCACCAGCAACCATGAGTGGTTCCATGATGGGAAGTGACATG